The following coding sequences are from one Deinococcus aerius window:
- the ruvC gene encoding crossover junction endodeoxyribonuclease RuvC → MIVLGVDPGLANLGLGLIEGDARKARHLHHVCLVTESAWVMPRRLQYIHSEVARLLAEYQPEAVAIEDQILRRQADVAFKVGQAFGVVQLACAQAGVPIHAYGPMQVKRALVGTGRADKEQVIYMVKASLGLREVFNNHAADALALALTHLAQQPMQAALAGRLARA, encoded by the coding sequence ATGATCGTACTCGGCGTGGACCCCGGCCTGGCGAACCTCGGCCTGGGCCTGATCGAGGGGGATGCCCGCAAGGCCCGTCACCTGCACCACGTCTGCCTGGTGACCGAGAGCGCGTGGGTGATGCCGCGCCGCCTCCAGTACATCCACTCGGAGGTCGCGCGGCTGCTCGCGGAGTATCAGCCGGAGGCCGTGGCCATTGAGGACCAGATTCTGCGGAGGCAGGCGGACGTGGCCTTTAAGGTCGGGCAGGCCTTCGGAGTGGTGCAACTCGCCTGCGCCCAGGCGGGGGTGCCGATCCACGCCTACGGCCCCATGCAGGTCAAACGCGCCCTGGTCGGCACGGGCCGGGCGGACAAGGAGCAGGTCATCTACATGGTCAAGGCCAGCCTGGGGCTGCGCGAAGTCTTCAACAACCACGCCGCCGACGCCCTGGCCCTGGCCCTGACCCACCTGGCACAGCAGCCCATGCAGGCCGCCCTCGCGGGCCGACTTGCCCGCGCCTGA
- a CDS encoding PrsW family intramembrane metalloprotease: MPLALSLTASVLLTFGWLWFFVRRDRHPEPPWLLARTFGWGMVAWAVSAAFEGSFERLSFPLLVMLLSAVVEESSKLLAASTAATEHAFDEPMDGLVYAVTAALGFALLENVTYTLGFGAHAATWHALLTTLAHALFSAPQGYALGGRHLRGGRWWRSRALLLSITLHFAFNGLLTGGAGWPHLLVLVLVVGLMALLASRYYRHFEAYARENSQPS; encoded by the coding sequence GTGCCGCTGGCCCTCTCCCTGACCGCGTCGGTGCTGCTGACGTTCGGGTGGCTCTGGTTCTTCGTGCGCCGCGACCGCCATCCCGAGCCGCCGTGGCTGCTTGCCCGCACCTTCGGGTGGGGCATGGTCGCCTGGGCCGTCTCGGCGGCGTTCGAGGGCAGTTTCGAGCGCCTGAGCTTTCCCCTGCTGGTCATGCTGCTCTCCGCCGTGGTCGAGGAGAGCAGCAAACTCCTCGCGGCCAGCACCGCCGCCACCGAACACGCTTTCGACGAGCCGATGGACGGCCTGGTCTATGCCGTGACCGCCGCGCTGGGCTTCGCGTTGCTGGAAAACGTGACCTACACGCTGGGCTTCGGCGCGCATGCGGCGACCTGGCACGCGCTGCTGACCACCCTGGCCCACGCCCTGTTCAGCGCTCCCCAGGGGTACGCGCTGGGAGGGCGGCACCTGCGGGGGGGGCGGTGGTGGCGCTCCCGGGCTCTGCTGCTCAGCATCACCTTGCACTTCGCCTTCAACGGGCTGCTGACGGGGGGGGCGGGCTGGCCCCACCTGCTCGTCCTGGTGCTGGTTGTGGGCCTGATGGCCCTGCTGGCGAGTCGTTACTACCGCCACTTCGAGGCCTACGCGCGCGAGAATTCCCAGCCGTCCTGA